In Candidatus Binataceae bacterium, a single genomic region encodes these proteins:
- a CDS encoding PDZ domain-containing protein encodes MPQQPPPGSLPQYLSEESVSSPIGFELREARRKLSSGEEADGLLIIDVKQGSPAAQVGLKPYKHGAHDVLTGAAIAGALFFPPAIALVPVLDFTQFGESYDMIIGVDGSRVSNFLDFEDRTHDLQPGEIVYLSVVRNGKRLQVSVPVPPNISSLTY; translated from the coding sequence ATGCCTCAGCAGCCGCCACCCGGCTCGCTGCCGCAGTACCTGAGCGAGGAATCAGTCAGCTCGCCGATCGGCTTCGAGTTGCGCGAGGCGCGGCGCAAACTCTCCAGCGGCGAAGAGGCCGACGGCCTTCTCATCATCGATGTGAAGCAGGGAAGTCCAGCGGCGCAGGTCGGCTTGAAGCCTTACAAACACGGCGCCCACGACGTGCTGACGGGAGCGGCGATCGCTGGCGCGCTGTTTTTCCCGCCCGCGATCGCTCTCGTTCCGGTGCTCGACTTTACGCAGTTCGGCGAGAGCTACGACATGATCATCGGGGTCGATGGCTCGCGCGTATCGAACTTCCTTGACTTCGAAGATCGCACGCATGATCTGCAGCCCGGCGAGATCGTGTACCTGAGCGTCGTCCGCAACGGCAAGCGACTGCAGGTATCGGTGCCGGTGCCGCCAAATATCAGTTCGCTTACGTACTAG
- the panB gene encoding 3-methyl-2-oxobutanoate hydroxymethyltransferase, whose translation MNHDKIRVPHLARMKAAREPITMLTAYDFPFARIFDAAGVDLMLVGDSLGMAVRGEETTLGVTIDEIIYHTRMVVRARTRALVVADMPFLSYQVSAEDALRNAGRLIKEGSAEAVKLEGGVAVADTVRRIAAVDIPVMGHIGLTPQSVHRMGGHRVQGRKSGRGAGCRERLLEDARALEAAGAFAIVIEGVPPSLAREITGELAVPTIGIGAGPGCDGQVLVMHDMLGLSESFIPRFAKPFAKLWQDASAAAASYVREVREGAFPAPEHCYREGRAE comes from the coding sequence ATGAATCACGACAAAATTCGTGTCCCGCACCTTGCGCGGATGAAGGCGGCGCGTGAGCCGATCACGATGCTCACGGCGTACGACTTTCCCTTCGCGCGAATCTTCGACGCCGCCGGCGTCGACCTCATGCTCGTCGGCGACAGCCTCGGCATGGCCGTGCGCGGCGAGGAAACCACGCTCGGCGTGACGATCGACGAGATCATCTATCACACGCGGATGGTGGTCCGGGCTCGCACGCGCGCGCTAGTCGTCGCCGACATGCCGTTTCTCTCCTACCAGGTGAGCGCCGAAGACGCACTGCGCAACGCCGGCCGCCTCATCAAGGAAGGCTCGGCCGAAGCCGTAAAACTCGAAGGCGGCGTCGCAGTTGCCGATACTGTCAGGCGCATCGCGGCGGTCGATATTCCCGTGATGGGACACATCGGTCTGACTCCACAATCTGTTCATCGCATGGGTGGGCATCGCGTGCAGGGCCGCAAGTCCGGTCGTGGCGCCGGATGCCGTGAGCGGCTGCTCGAAGACGCGCGTGCGCTCGAAGCCGCGGGCGCCTTTGCGATCGTAATCGAAGGCGTGCCGCCGTCGCTCGCGCGCGAAATCACCGGCGAACTCGCGGTTCCAACTATCGGCATCGGCGCCGGTCCCGGATGCGACGGGCAGGTGCTCGTGATGCACGACATGCTGGGCCTCAGCGAGTCGTTCATCCCGCGCTTTGCCAAGCCGTTCGCGAAACTCTGGCAGGACGCGTCCGCCGCCGCGGCGAGCTATGTGCGCGAGGTGCGCGAAGGCGCGTTTCCCGCGCCAGAACATTGCTATCGCGAAGGGAGGGCCGAGTGA
- a CDS encoding type III pantothenate kinase, with product MLFTIDVGNSHTVIGIYEGDRLLHHWRLSTVRDRTTDEHGATLHTLLSAQGLERAMRPDGVVIACVVPPLNGVMEQLAERYLHCEALMVGPGIKTGMPILYENPKEVGADRIVNAVAAYDRYGSACIVVDFGTATTFDYVTAKGEYAGGAISPGLGVSMNALIEHAAKLYRVELARPREAVGRTTVASIQSGLIFGYTALVDGLVNRIRRERNENARVVATGGLAELIAPESETIEEVDEFLTLKGLRLIFDRNHR from the coding sequence ATGCTGTTCACAATCGACGTCGGCAACAGTCACACGGTCATAGGCATCTACGAGGGCGACCGCCTGCTTCATCACTGGCGGCTGTCGACCGTCCGCGACCGCACGACTGACGAGCATGGTGCGACGCTCCACACGCTGTTATCAGCCCAGGGGCTCGAGCGCGCGATGCGCCCTGACGGCGTCGTGATCGCGTGCGTGGTTCCTCCCCTCAATGGGGTGATGGAACAGCTCGCCGAGCGCTATCTGCACTGCGAAGCGCTGATGGTTGGTCCGGGCATCAAAACCGGGATGCCGATTCTTTATGAGAATCCCAAGGAGGTTGGCGCCGATCGAATCGTCAATGCCGTCGCGGCATACGATCGTTACGGCTCGGCCTGCATCGTGGTGGATTTCGGAACGGCGACCACCTTTGACTACGTGACGGCCAAGGGCGAGTACGCCGGCGGCGCGATCTCGCCAGGGCTCGGCGTTTCGATGAACGCGCTAATCGAGCATGCGGCCAAGCTCTACCGCGTCGAGCTCGCGCGCCCGCGCGAGGCGGTCGGGCGCACAACGGTCGCCTCGATTCAGTCCGGATTGATCTTCGGTTATACGGCGCTCGTCGACGGACTCGTGAATCGAATTCGCCGCGAGCGCAATGAGAACGCGCGCGTGGTCGCGACCGGCGGCCTCGCGGAGTTGATCGCGCCCGAGAGCGAGACTATCGAGGAAGTCGATGAGTTCCTGACTCTGAAGGGCCTGAGACTGATATTCGATCGTAACCATCGCTAA
- a CDS encoding type II secretion system protein GspG has translation MRTLVDRIPIAARIAVTGLAMLLVAALVVRAIARATEQAKVSRAEAEIAILKRALDRYYFDNGAYPTVLDALYNPTAHKSASGQIKYVGRYVSDLPEHDPWGNPFYYESDGQMYVLKSFGADGVPGGTGNNSDIVADANMTSSE, from the coding sequence ATGCGTACCCTCGTAGACCGAATCCCGATTGCGGCGCGAATAGCGGTGACCGGACTCGCGATGCTGCTGGTCGCGGCGCTCGTCGTGCGTGCGATCGCGCGGGCCACCGAACAAGCCAAGGTCTCGCGCGCGGAGGCTGAGATCGCGATCCTGAAGCGCGCGCTTGATCGTTACTACTTCGACAACGGCGCCTACCCCACCGTGCTCGACGCGCTTTACAATCCAACCGCGCACAAATCTGCAAGTGGGCAGATCAAGTATGTCGGGCGCTACGTCTCCGACTTGCCCGAGCACGATCCATGGGGCAATCCCTTCTATTACGAAAGCGATGGCCAGATGTACGTGCTGAAATCGTTTGGCGCCGACGGCGTTCCAGGAGGCACCGGCAACAACTCCGATATCGTCGCTGACGCCAACATGACCTCCAGCGAATAG
- the hpnK gene encoding hopanoid biosynthesis-associated protein HpnK: MKKLIVNADDFGLSSEVNAAVVLAHREGILTSTSLMVAEQHAVEAAAAAKDNPALDVGLHAVVCRGRAILDAAAMRGAVDSSGNFIENPVVAGMRYFFDRSMRIKIAPEMRAQVERHLELVGRLNHIDGHLNFHVHPLIADILVELAIEFKVPCIRLPRERVGTTLRLRRDNATRKMVEAVIFRSLSRRTRRMMHERGLKSTDWLFGLHQSGNLDEDYIAAIIARLPEGTTELYFHPAKDIGGIPPAPAAQREVDILTSSRLRESIVSRGIKLTTFAELATA; the protein is encoded by the coding sequence TTGAAGAAGCTCATCGTCAATGCGGACGACTTTGGGCTCTCGTCCGAAGTGAATGCGGCTGTAGTCCTCGCGCATCGCGAGGGAATTCTCACCAGCACAAGCCTGATGGTTGCGGAGCAACACGCCGTCGAGGCAGCGGCGGCGGCAAAGGACAATCCTGCGCTCGATGTCGGGCTGCATGCGGTGGTATGCCGCGGCAGGGCGATCCTGGACGCGGCTGCGATGCGCGGCGCGGTCGATTCGTCGGGCAACTTCATCGAGAACCCGGTGGTGGCGGGGATGCGCTACTTCTTCGATCGCTCGATGCGCATCAAGATCGCGCCCGAGATGCGCGCGCAGGTCGAACGTCATCTTGAGCTCGTTGGACGCCTGAACCATATCGACGGCCATCTCAACTTTCATGTGCATCCACTGATCGCCGACATCCTCGTCGAGCTTGCCATCGAGTTTAAGGTGCCATGCATCCGGCTGCCCCGCGAGCGCGTCGGCACGACGCTGCGCCTCAGGCGCGACAACGCCACGCGCAAGATGGTCGAGGCAGTTATCTTTCGCTCGCTCTCCAGGCGCACGCGCCGCATGATGCACGAGCGCGGGCTCAAATCGACCGATTGGCTCTTCGGACTGCACCAGAGCGGCAATCTCGACGAGGACTACATCGCCGCGATCATCGCGCGCCTGCCTGAAGGCACGACCGAGCTTTACTTCCATCCAGCGAAGGACATCGGCGGCATCCCTCCGGCACCCGCGGCGCAGCGCGAAGTCGATATCTTGACCAGCAGTCGCCTGCGCGAGAGCATCGTGTCGCGCGGCATCAAGCTGACGACATTCGCGGAGCTCGCGACAGCTTAG
- a CDS encoding M1 family metallopeptidase, translated as MRDQEGAPLQDRTHEYRLPKNVTPKRYDIKLTPDLKAFTFAGEETIDVVVNEATSEVLLNALELEIDKVSARRAGKTLEGKIELEGPRERAHFKFPSSLETGDWKLHIKFRGILNDKLHGFYRSQYNDAAGKSHTAATTQFESTDARRAFPCWDEPELKASYKVTLVIDEGLAAFSNGGVESERALGGGKKEIVFKETIKMSTYLVAFIVGEFVATTPVDAGTPLRIVHVPGKDNLTEFAKQIGVFSLKYFADYYGLPYPGDKLDLLAIPDFASGAMENLGAITFRETALLADEQSASRAELERVADVVSHENAHMWFGDLVTMKWWNGIWLNEAFATFMEMLAVDAWKPHWKRWDSFSVSRAAAMAIDALRSTRPIEFTVHSPEECRAMFDILTYEKGAAVLRMLEQFLRPEMFRDGIRRYLKKHQFANTETSDLWDALEEASHEPARKMMDSWIFQPGFPIVEVEAAADGRSLKVSQRRFFYLPEANEQLWHVPLMIRVKTDKGVGTHRMLLTSREATLELPGKLEWALANEGGHGFYRVHYSPTLLAGITRNLGELKPIERFGLVSDTWAATVAGVGPLSEFIKMARIFTAETDINVWRALLGAFSYLDMLAEEGDRPAIAAAVRAIASPAFGRMGWEAKPGESELDRQLRGLLIGALGTLGDDPEIQKTAQKTFARFEDNPSSADRDLITPLVNILSYTGDAKRYEEFKAKFRAPRTPQEEQRYLFSLAGFRDRGLLAKTMEMTIDGQVRTQNAPYLMHSLLLNTHCRYEAWDFIKRNWGQMIEKYPDSALPRMCEAIVALLDREDEVKQFFAEHRVRLGGKLIDQHLERLSVAVGFRKREGAKLKQTLAS; from the coding sequence ATGCGCGATCAGGAAGGTGCGCCGTTGCAGGACAGGACGCACGAATACCGCCTCCCCAAAAACGTCACGCCCAAGCGCTACGACATCAAGCTCACCCCCGATCTCAAAGCTTTTACTTTCGCCGGCGAAGAGACGATCGACGTCGTCGTCAACGAGGCGACCAGCGAAGTCCTGCTCAATGCGCTCGAACTTGAAATCGACAAGGTCAGCGCCAGGCGCGCCGGCAAAACGCTCGAGGGCAAGATCGAGCTCGAAGGTCCACGCGAGCGCGCACACTTCAAGTTCCCGTCGTCGCTCGAAACCGGCGACTGGAAGCTGCACATCAAGTTCCGCGGCATCCTCAACGACAAGCTCCACGGCTTCTATCGCAGCCAGTACAACGACGCTGCCGGCAAATCGCATACCGCAGCGACCACGCAATTCGAATCGACCGATGCCCGCCGTGCGTTCCCGTGCTGGGACGAGCCGGAGCTCAAGGCGAGCTACAAGGTCACGCTCGTGATTGACGAGGGCCTCGCCGCATTCTCCAACGGCGGCGTCGAGAGCGAACGCGCACTCGGCGGCGGCAAGAAAGAAATCGTTTTCAAGGAAACGATCAAGATGTCGACCTACCTCGTCGCGTTTATCGTCGGCGAGTTCGTCGCGACGACACCCGTTGATGCGGGCACGCCGCTGCGCATCGTGCACGTGCCCGGCAAGGACAACCTCACGGAGTTCGCGAAACAGATCGGAGTCTTCTCGCTCAAGTATTTCGCCGATTACTATGGCCTGCCCTACCCCGGCGACAAACTCGACCTGCTCGCGATTCCTGACTTCGCTTCGGGCGCGATGGAAAACCTGGGCGCGATCACCTTCCGCGAGACCGCGCTCCTCGCCGACGAGCAAAGCGCCTCGCGCGCCGAGCTCGAGCGCGTCGCCGATGTCGTATCGCACGAGAACGCGCACATGTGGTTCGGCGACCTCGTCACCATGAAATGGTGGAACGGCATCTGGCTCAACGAGGCCTTCGCCACCTTCATGGAAATGCTCGCGGTCGATGCGTGGAAGCCGCACTGGAAAAGGTGGGACAGCTTCTCCGTGTCGCGCGCGGCGGCGATGGCGATCGACGCCCTACGCTCGACGCGGCCGATCGAATTCACGGTGCACAGCCCCGAAGAATGCCGCGCGATGTTCGATATCCTCACCTACGAGAAAGGCGCGGCGGTGCTGCGGATGCTCGAGCAGTTCCTGCGCCCCGAGATGTTCCGCGACGGTATTCGCCGCTACCTGAAGAAGCATCAGTTCGCCAATACCGAGACGAGCGATCTGTGGGATGCGCTCGAAGAAGCCTCGCACGAGCCCGCGCGCAAGATGATGGACTCGTGGATCTTCCAGCCCGGCTTTCCGATCGTCGAAGTCGAAGCGGCCGCGGACGGCCGCTCACTCAAGGTTTCGCAGCGCCGCTTCTTCTACCTGCCCGAGGCCAACGAGCAGCTCTGGCATGTGCCGCTGATGATTCGCGTCAAGACCGACAAGGGCGTCGGCACGCATCGGATGCTGCTGACTTCGCGCGAGGCGACACTTGAGCTGCCCGGTAAGCTCGAATGGGCGCTGGCCAACGAAGGCGGGCATGGATTCTATCGCGTGCACTATTCGCCGACGCTGCTCGCGGGCATCACTCGCAATCTCGGCGAGCTGAAGCCGATCGAGCGCTTCGGCCTGGTGAGCGATACGTGGGCCGCGACCGTCGCGGGCGTCGGGCCGCTCAGCGAATTCATCAAGATGGCGCGGATCTTCACCGCCGAGACCGACATCAACGTCTGGCGCGCGCTGCTCGGCGCGTTTTCCTACCTCGATATGCTGGCCGAAGAAGGTGATCGCCCCGCGATCGCGGCCGCCGTTCGCGCCATCGCCAGCCCGGCCTTCGGGCGCATGGGATGGGAAGCGAAACCGGGCGAGAGCGAGCTTGATCGCCAGTTGCGCGGCCTCTTGATCGGCGCGCTCGGCACGCTCGGCGACGATCCGGAGATTCAAAAGACCGCGCAGAAAACCTTTGCGCGCTTCGAGGACAATCCATCGTCAGCCGATCGCGACCTCATCACGCCTCTCGTTAACATCCTGTCGTATACCGGTGATGCGAAGCGCTACGAGGAATTCAAGGCCAAGTTCCGCGCCCCGCGCACGCCGCAGGAGGAGCAGCGCTACCTGTTTTCGCTGGCGGGCTTCCGCGATCGCGGCCTGCTCGCCAAAACGATGGAGATGACGATCGACGGCCAGGTGCGGACGCAGAACGCCCCATACCTGATGCATTCGCTGCTGCTGAACACCCATTGCCGCTACGAGGCGTGGGACTTCATCAAGCGCAACTGGGGCCAGATGATCGAGAAGTATCCCGACAGCGCCCTGCCCCGGATGTGCGAGGCGATCGTCGCGCTGCTCGACCGCGAAGACGAAGTGAAGCAGTTCTTCGCCGAGCATCGCGTGCGCCTGGGCGGCAAGCTGATCGACCAGCATCTCGAGCGCCTCAGCGTAGCGGTAGGCTTCCGCAAACGCGAAGGCGCCAAGCTGAAGCAAACGCTGGCGAGCTGA
- a CDS encoding MBL fold metallo-hydrolase encodes MEKQANRVVTDSMIGLKMPEYARHSDRVATVLGMNPSPFTGPGTNTWIVGTSRSPILLDTGQGVAIYVDLLETALKELCDTREIDRIVLTHAHPDHLGGVPQVCERFGEMEVLKMPWEGHDQAARAPISAIGDQSVVETEGATLRAIFTPGHAPDHLCYYLEQERALFTGDVVLGAGTTVIPDGTGDLGQYMDSLRRLLELDLETIYPAHGPVIKKPKEKIREYIAHRELRERQVLEALGSEPLEVMGIVKKIYVDVPEYLHPAAASSVRSHLKKLAKEGRVAENDQRWCLI; translated from the coding sequence TTGGAAAAGCAGGCCAACCGCGTCGTCACAGATTCGATGATCGGGCTCAAAATGCCCGAGTACGCGCGCCATTCTGATCGTGTCGCGACTGTTCTGGGAATGAATCCGAGCCCCTTCACGGGACCGGGGACCAATACCTGGATTGTCGGCACGAGCCGCAGTCCGATTCTGCTCGACACCGGGCAGGGCGTCGCCATCTATGTGGACCTGCTCGAAACCGCACTCAAGGAACTTTGCGATACACGCGAGATCGATCGTATCGTATTGACGCACGCGCATCCTGATCACCTGGGTGGCGTGCCGCAGGTTTGCGAGCGTTTCGGCGAGATGGAAGTCCTGAAGATGCCGTGGGAGGGACACGACCAGGCAGCGCGCGCGCCGATCTCCGCGATCGGCGATCAGTCGGTCGTCGAGACCGAAGGAGCGACATTGCGCGCTATATTTACCCCAGGACACGCACCTGATCATTTGTGCTATTATTTGGAGCAGGAACGGGCGTTGTTTACGGGTGACGTTGTGTTGGGCGCCGGAACCACGGTGATCCCGGATGGAACGGGCGACCTCGGCCAGTACATGGATTCGCTGCGGCGGCTTCTGGAACTCGATCTCGAAACGATTTATCCGGCACACGGTCCCGTGATAAAGAAGCCCAAAGAGAAGATTAGGGAATACATCGCGCACCGTGAGCTGCGCGAGCGTCAGGTTCTGGAGGCGCTTGGGAGTGAGCCGCTCGAAGTGATGGGCATCGTCAAGAAAATCTATGTCGATGTGCCCGAGTACCTGCATCCGGCGGCGGCCAGTTCGGTCCGATCGCATCTGAAGAAACTCGCGAAGGAGGGGCGCGTCGCGGAAAATGATCAGCGCTGGTGCCTCATTTAG
- a CDS encoding GNAT family N-acetyltransferase — MAAITVRPASIGDLPGIVEIYNHYVIHTPITFTIDPVTVEGFTDWFREHTAGGRHQLFVADEAGRVLGFAGTGRFRDRAAYDTTAEVTVYCAPDTTGRGLGTTMYGVLFEAIKDADLNRLVAGITLPNDASVALHARFGFNNVGAFSENGRKFDKYWDVLWMERPLRLP, encoded by the coding sequence GTGGCTGCGATCACCGTTCGTCCCGCCAGCATCGGCGACCTGCCAGGGATCGTCGAGATCTACAACCACTACGTCATCCACACGCCCATCACCTTCACGATCGATCCCGTCACCGTCGAAGGCTTCACTGACTGGTTCCGCGAACATACCGCCGGCGGACGCCATCAACTGTTCGTCGCCGATGAAGCGGGCCGCGTGCTCGGATTCGCCGGCACGGGACGCTTTCGCGATCGCGCCGCCTACGACACCACCGCCGAAGTGACGGTCTATTGCGCGCCGGATACGACCGGGCGCGGCCTCGGCACCACGATGTATGGCGTGCTCTTCGAGGCGATCAAAGACGCTGACCTGAACCGCCTCGTCGCTGGGATCACGCTACCCAACGACGCATCGGTCGCGCTCCACGCCCGCTTCGGCTTCAACAACGTCGGCGCATTCTCCGAGAATGGCCGCAAGTTCGACAAATACTGGGACGTCCTATGGATGGAGCGCCCGCTCCGTCTGCCGTGA
- the panC gene encoding pantoate--beta-alanine ligase, which translates to MDILRTPDEMTRYAEAARMSGERIAFVPTMGFLHDGHVTLMREGRRRASVLVASIFVNPTQFGPSEDFGRYPRAFERDCELMQTVPVDAVFAPEPAAMYSPDAQTWVEVTEMTQGLCGAHRPGHFRGVTTIVAKLFNIVKPHVALFGEKDFQQLRAIQKMVADLNFDVEVVPVPIAREKDGLAMSSRNAYLSPAERERALALSLALRAARETHREGACCVEQIVHCARRVLRRTEGVEIEYVSAVDADTLAPYPPLTRPILVAIAARVGRTRLIDNTVLEPALTDVHIEEQ; encoded by the coding sequence ATGGACATTCTGAGAACTCCCGACGAGATGACGCGATACGCCGAAGCTGCGCGCATGTCCGGCGAGCGAATCGCCTTCGTACCGACGATGGGATTTCTGCACGACGGGCATGTCACGCTGATGCGCGAAGGACGGCGCAGGGCATCGGTGCTGGTCGCGTCGATTTTCGTCAATCCTACCCAGTTCGGACCGAGCGAAGATTTCGGCCGCTATCCGCGCGCGTTTGAGCGTGACTGCGAGTTGATGCAGACCGTGCCGGTCGACGCGGTCTTCGCACCCGAGCCCGCCGCGATGTACTCGCCCGATGCGCAGACCTGGGTCGAAGTCACCGAGATGACGCAGGGCCTCTGCGGAGCGCATCGCCCGGGCCATTTCCGCGGCGTCACGACCATCGTCGCCAAGTTGTTCAATATCGTGAAGCCGCACGTGGCGCTCTTCGGCGAGAAGGATTTCCAGCAGCTTCGCGCGATCCAGAAGATGGTCGCGGACCTGAACTTTGACGTCGAAGTCGTGCCGGTGCCGATCGCGCGCGAGAAGGACGGCCTCGCGATGAGCTCGCGCAACGCGTACCTCTCGCCCGCCGAGCGCGAACGTGCGCTTGCGCTAAGCCTTGCGCTGCGCGCGGCCCGCGAAACGCATCGCGAGGGCGCCTGCTGCGTCGAGCAGATCGTTCATTGCGCGCGCCGCGTGCTGCGCCGCACCGAAGGCGTCGAGATCGAGTACGTGTCGGCGGTCGATGCCGACACGCTTGCGCCTTATCCGCCGCTGACGCGCCCGATCCTGGTAGCGATCGCGGCGCGCGTCGGCCGCACCCGCCTCATCGACAACACCGTGCTCGAACCTGCTCTCACAGACGTTCACATCGAGGAACAGTAG